In Mycobacterium sp. ITM-2016-00317, the genomic window TCCTGGCCGCGGGCATCCTCCTGGCGGGGATGAGCACCGGCCTCGCTTCCCCGCCACTGGCCACCGCTCTCGCCCAACGCCTGAGCGCCGAGCGAGCCGACCGCGCCCAGACGATCGTCAACGCGGGCACCGGGATCGGCGTGGTGGTGTCGGGCCCGATCGCTTTTGCGTTGTTCGACCACTGGCGCGTCGCGTGGGGCACCTACGGCGTCCTCACCGTCGCGGTCACCGTGTGGGTGGCGTTCACACTCCGTAACGGACCGGCAGCGGATCGCGGCGTGCGCCGGGACCGTCGGCTTGCGCCCGGTACCGCCCGGCTGCTGACCGCCTCTGTTCTGGCCGGCCTGGGCAGCATCGCCATCTGGAACTTCGGGCGCGACCTGATCAGCACCAGCTCCGGCGGAGACGCGGTCGCGACCAGCGCCTGGATGCTGCTGGGCGCCGCCGGGATCATCGGCGCCCTCGGCGGATCCGCGGTGCAGCGGCTGGGCTTCCGTCCGACGTGGGTGGTCACCGTCTCCGCGATGTCGGCGGGCACCGCGCTGCTGGCCGTCTCTCGGGAGCACACCGCGGGTGTCCTGCTGTCGGCAGGCATGTTCGGCGCGGCCTACATCGGCCTCACCGGCCTGCTCCTGCTGTGGAGCACGCGCCTGTACCCGGATTCCGCGGCGTTCGGTGTCGGCATGTCGTTCTTCGCGATCGCCGCCGGCCAGGCGATCGGTGCACCGGTCGTCGGCGCGCTGATCCAATCGTTCGGCTATACCGCGGCATTCCTGGTGTTCGCGGTGGTCGGACTGATGCCGGCGATCTTGAGCCCTGCCTCCGCCCGCACGGCACCGGGTGCCGGCGTCACCGCCCGCCGATGAAGTCCCACGTTCCTGCGGTGACCGCGACCGCGACAGCCGCTGCCGCGATCACCGCGGCGGCGCCCAGGAGCGCCAGTTCCGGCGCGCCGAACGTCGAGGGCCGCGCCCAGGTGCGGGTCGGGTACGCGCCGAAACCCCGTGCCTCCATGGCGGTGGCCAACTTGGCCCCCCGGCGCAGCGCGAAGACCAGCAGCGCGAACGCCTGACCGAGGAACCGCCGCACCCGGGCGTGGTCGGCCACCCCGCGGGCCCGCCGCGCATGGCCCAGGTACTCCCAGTCCTGGCGCAGCAGGCCTACCGTCCGCAGCCCGGCCAGGGCACCCACGACGAATCGGGCAGGCAGCTTCAGGATCTGGCCCAGCCCGTCGGCCAGCTCGGTCGGCTGGACGTCGATGAACAGGCACACCGACGGCAATGCGATCGCCAGCACGCGCAGGAACATCGCCAGCGCGAGCTCGATGGACCCGTCGCTGACGGTGATCAGCAGGAAATGCCAGTGCACGGCGCCGCTGGGCTCACCGTAGAGCAGGTTGGTCAGCGCGGTCAGCGCCGCGGCGAGAGTGACGAACGCGCCGCGGATCGCAAAGGCACGTAACGGGATGCGCAGCGCGAGCAGCAGCGGGATCTCCAGCACCAGCGCGGTCAGCGCCGACAGCCAGTCGACGCTGAGCACCA contains:
- a CDS encoding MFS transporter, producing the protein MTADRTFYSLIAAGTALIGCCYGFARFAYGLFVPVFTDEFQLSSTVIGLIGSGSYVGYCAAITVALVFSDRVGARRMAVAAGVVATVGIVVVAVAPSAPVLAAGILLAGMSTGLASPPLATALAQRLSAERADRAQTIVNAGTGIGVVVSGPIAFALFDHWRVAWGTYGVLTVAVTVWVAFTLRNGPAADRGVRRDRRLAPGTARLLTASVLAGLGSIAIWNFGRDLISTSSGGDAVATSAWMLLGAAGIIGALGGSAVQRLGFRPTWVVTVSAMSAGTALLAVSREHTAGVLLSAGMFGAAYIGLTGLLLLWSTRLYPDSAAFGVGMSFFAIAAGQAIGAPVVGALIQSFGYTAAFLVFAVVGLMPAILSPASARTAPGAGVTARR
- a CDS encoding energy-coupling factor transporter transmembrane component T, translating into MTTVRVNPVAKLLAAALIAGTLVLSVDWLSALTALVLEIPLLLALRIPLRAFAIRGAFVTLAAALTALTNLLYGEPSGAVHWHFLLITVSDGSIELALAMFLRVLAIALPSVCLFIDVQPTELADGLGQILKLPARFVVGALAGLRTVGLLRQDWEYLGHARRARGVADHARVRRFLGQAFALLVFALRRGAKLATAMEARGFGAYPTRTWARPSTFGAPELALLGAAAVIAAAAVAVAVTAGTWDFIGGR